The following are encoded together in the Parabacteroides chongii genome:
- a CDS encoding ABC transporter permease, which produces MYKQYFKQAWNLMKQNRFYSAVYIIGTGLAISMVMVMAIVYHIRTADIAPEVHRGKYLYIDQMKYERGKSNTTFFWGIRSAKECLMPLKSAKEVALMTNTAITSMLHGDTYVQIPGGDDPQKVQVMGTNNSFWRLFSFSFIEGKPFSEEEFQSGFPRVVVSESLARRIFSTTTGVTGKSILLDDTEYSVSGVVKDISAVTPSVYADMWMPYTSIPLIMGASNERDVSVGLLTVCILPVDGMGADEVSLELEEMIDRYNTTLADGKLSMMNGVETHLTHVVRQFVMGGSVTAVYLILLFLILLFMLIPALNLSGLNASRMQDRISELGVRKAFGARKNRLLTQVLIENLLLMLPGGLVGLLVSYGMVALFQQLLLTPGIIAMVQGSVQTELTFGMLLSPAVFGYAFLVCFVLNLMSSMIPAWRAIRVNITESLNHN; this is translated from the coding sequence ATGTATAAACAATACTTCAAACAAGCCTGGAACCTGATGAAGCAAAACCGCTTCTACAGCGCGGTCTATATCATCGGTACCGGATTGGCTATCTCGATGGTGATGGTCATGGCGATCGTGTACCATATCCGTACCGCCGACATTGCCCCCGAAGTGCATCGCGGCAAATACCTGTACATCGACCAGATGAAATATGAGCGGGGCAAAAGCAACACTACTTTCTTCTGGGGCATCCGTTCTGCTAAAGAATGCCTGATGCCGTTGAAGTCGGCGAAGGAGGTGGCACTGATGACCAACACGGCCATTACAAGCATGCTTCATGGCGATACTTATGTACAGATTCCAGGGGGAGACGACCCGCAGAAGGTACAGGTGATGGGGACGAACAATAGCTTTTGGCGCCTCTTTTCTTTTTCATTTATCGAAGGGAAGCCGTTTAGTGAGGAGGAGTTCCAGTCGGGTTTCCCCCGTGTGGTCGTTTCCGAATCGCTGGCACGCCGTATTTTTTCGACGACGACCGGTGTGACGGGAAAAAGCATTCTGCTCGATGATACCGAATATTCTGTCAGTGGTGTGGTAAAGGATATCTCTGCCGTTACACCGTCCGTTTATGCCGATATGTGGATGCCTTATACTTCCATACCGCTGATTATGGGGGCCTCCAATGAACGCGATGTGTCGGTCGGCTTGCTGACGGTCTGTATTCTGCCTGTCGACGGGATGGGAGCCGATGAGGTGAGCCTTGAACTGGAAGAAATGATCGACCGTTATAATACGACCCTGGCCGACGGAAAGCTCAGTATGATGAACGGGGTGGAGACGCATCTGACGCATGTGGTCCGCCAGTTTGTGATGGGCGGCTCCGTGACAGCGGTTTATCTGATACTCCTGTTCCTGATCTTGCTTTTCATGCTGATCCCGGCTCTGAACCTGTCCGGTCTGAACGCTTCACGGATGCAGGACCGTATTTCCGAACTGGGTGTGCGGAAGGCTTTCGGGGCACGTAAGAACCGGCTGTTGACACAGGTACTGATAGAAAACTTGTTGTTGATGCTGCCGGGCGGATTGGTTGGACTACTGGTCTCTTATGGGATGGTTGCGCTTTTCCAGCAGTTGCTGCTTACTCCGGGTATCATCGCTATGGTACAGGGCAGTGTGCAGACGGAACTGACATTCGGAATGCTGTTGAGTCCGGCCGTGTTCGGCTATGCCTTCCTGGTTTGCTTCGTATTGAACCTGATGTCGTCGATGATCCCTGCTTGGCGTGCGATCCGTGTGAATATAACTGAGTCATTAAATCACAATTAA
- a CDS encoding ABC transporter permease: protein MLLHILKLIKTQRRSNTWVFVELLVVFVLLWYAVDRMMMNRITQVQPMEYSFENVYKVTLAVRPSSSASYIAYEKGSQEAGEDFMRIIRQLEAHPDVQVVGMANGASMPYTYMSNSETYFQEKDSLFRNAFDFNVTPGYFRVFDIHTADGDSSDELAAAIQEGILISEPMAMECFGSTKVDGEELLILQDDTFRFRVKGVTRAVKREEFSQPPSIVFKEMKERSILRMGEQELGKMQICFRVRPNVAVESASEYAVRFKKEMKHRLAAGNFWLANVQYYPDVRTNYLATSMNTGGQKLDVAINLFLLINVFLAVIGTFWFRVNRRRNELGIRMAVGSTRLRLQQLLIGEGLMILTITAVPALLICVNVAFAGLLSTEVMEVTFGRLLTVSLLTWGILAGIITLAVWYPSHKAAHLEPAEALHYE, encoded by the coding sequence ATGCTGTTACATATACTGAAACTGATCAAAACACAACGCCGCAGCAATACCTGGGTGTTTGTCGAACTACTTGTCGTCTTCGTACTGCTTTGGTACGCCGTCGACCGGATGATGATGAACCGGATAACACAGGTGCAACCGATGGAATATTCGTTTGAAAATGTCTATAAGGTGACGCTGGCAGTACGTCCTTCAAGCAGCGCTTCCTATATTGCCTACGAAAAGGGAAGCCAGGAGGCGGGAGAGGATTTCATGCGTATCATCCGCCAGTTGGAGGCACATCCCGACGTGCAGGTGGTAGGTATGGCGAACGGGGCTTCGATGCCTTATACATATATGTCCAATTCGGAGACTTACTTTCAGGAGAAAGATTCTCTTTTCCGGAATGCCTTTGACTTCAACGTTACGCCCGGTTATTTTCGTGTGTTCGATATACATACAGCCGATGGCGATTCGTCGGACGAGCTGGCTGCAGCTATTCAGGAGGGTATCCTTATCAGTGAGCCGATGGCAATGGAATGTTTCGGTTCGACGAAGGTGGACGGCGAGGAGTTGCTTATCCTTCAGGATGATACCTTTCGTTTCCGTGTAAAGGGAGTAACGAGGGCCGTGAAACGCGAAGAGTTCAGTCAACCGCCTTCGATTGTCTTTAAAGAGATGAAGGAACGGAGTATCCTCAGGATGGGTGAACAGGAGCTGGGGAAGATGCAGATCTGTTTCCGGGTTCGTCCGAATGTCGCGGTGGAAAGTGCTTCCGAATATGCCGTCCGTTTTAAGAAAGAGATGAAACACCGGCTAGCGGCGGGAAACTTCTGGCTGGCGAATGTTCAATATTATCCCGATGTACGTACGAACTATCTGGCGACCTCGATGAATACGGGTGGGCAGAAGCTGGATGTTGCCATTAACCTCTTCCTGCTGATCAATGTCTTTTTGGCTGTGATCGGGACATTTTGGTTCCGTGTGAACCGTCGCCGTAACGAGCTGGGGATTCGCATGGCGGTCGGTTCTACCCGTCTCCGCCTGCAGCAGTTGCTGATCGGCGAGGGATTGATGATACTGACTATTACTGCCGTACCTGCCTTGCTGATCTGTGTGAATGTAGCCTTCGCCGGCCTGCTTAGTACGGAAGTGATGGAGGTTACTTTCGGCCGTCTGCTGACCGTCAGCCTCCTTACCTGGGGAATCCTGGCCGGTATCATCACCCTTGCCGTCTGGTACCCGTCGCATAAAGCGGCACACCTGGAGCCGGCAGAAGCCTTGCACTATGAATGA
- a CDS encoding ABC transporter permease, with protein sequence MMIKHLFKIIWNQRKSNVWILTELMLVSVCLWYIIDYMSVLSTIVRTPLGFDITDTYRVDINERTPDSDNYLDPATKETTTGQDLLTIMERIRQYPAVEEVSLSIGSQPYAATHYTNQIYYNRLFYKDTVGVTMQRYKVTPSFFRVFRIEREGGNGPTLADALDVRSIVLSANGAAELLPGENAVGKSLQIGKDGYFKEVKALCTPIRWTEYEKSRPCFYTLLPEGEIAGEMSSNDLANMELCVRIRPDAALRFSDEFRRDMATQLSVGNLYMIDVRPSSLIKRAVVSPVLSDIRMRLFLLFFLVVNIFLGISGTFWFRTQHRRGEMGLRVALGSTSQGLRTLLISEGLVMLFLAMLPAVIICFNLGVAELVNIYWADFTLPRFLIGTVLTCLLMSLMIISGILYPAWRAMKMEPAEALHYE encoded by the coding sequence ATGATGATAAAGCACCTGTTTAAAATAATATGGAACCAGCGTAAGAGTAACGTCTGGATACTGACGGAATTGATGTTGGTCTCTGTCTGCCTGTGGTACATTATCGATTATATGAGCGTACTGTCTACGATCGTCCGTACTCCGTTGGGATTCGACATAACCGATACTTATCGTGTCGATATCAACGAACGTACTCCCGATAGCGACAACTACCTCGACCCCGCTACCAAAGAAACGACTACCGGCCAGGATCTGTTGACCATCATGGAGCGTATCCGGCAATACCCGGCTGTGGAGGAAGTATCGTTGTCGATAGGCTCTCAGCCGTATGCCGCAACACATTATACCAACCAGATCTATTATAACCGCCTGTTCTATAAAGATACGGTAGGGGTGACTATGCAACGCTACAAAGTAACGCCTTCCTTCTTCCGTGTCTTCCGTATAGAACGCGAAGGAGGGAACGGGCCGACCCTGGCCGATGCGCTCGATGTACGTTCGATCGTTTTGTCGGCCAATGGCGCCGCGGAACTGCTGCCGGGCGAGAATGCGGTAGGTAAAAGTCTACAGATCGGTAAAGACGGCTACTTTAAGGAGGTAAAAGCCCTTTGTACCCCTATCCGCTGGACGGAGTATGAAAAGAGCAGGCCTTGTTTTTATACCTTGCTGCCGGAAGGTGAAATAGCCGGTGAAATGAGTTCGAACGACCTGGCGAATATGGAGCTCTGCGTCCGTATCCGTCCGGATGCCGCTCTCCGTTTCAGTGACGAGTTTCGCCGGGATATGGCGACGCAGTTGTCGGTAGGTAATCTATATATGATAGATGTCCGTCCCTCTTCATTGATAAAGAGGGCAGTCGTAAGCCCGGTACTGAGCGATATAAGGATGCGCCTGTTCCTTCTGTTTTTTCTGGTTGTGAATATCTTCCTGGGTATCTCCGGAACGTTCTGGTTTCGTACGCAGCACCGCCGGGGGGAGATGGGACTGCGTGTCGCCCTGGGCTCTACTTCACAAGGTTTGCGGACTTTGTTGATAAGCGAAGGATTGGTGATGCTGTTCCTGGCCATGCTGCCTGCCGTCATCATCTGCTTTAACCTGGGAGTAGCCGAACTGGTCAACATCTATTGGGCGGACTTTACCCTCCCTCGTTTCCTGATAGGAACAGTGTTGACTTGCCTGCTTATGTCGCTGATGATCATATCCGGCATTTTATATCCGGCCTGGCGTGCCATGAAGATGGAACCGGCAGAAGCCCTGCATTACGAATAA
- a CDS encoding ABC transporter permease, which produces MLKESPWLSFISIFGTALAISLIMTIIIAHQAMYKNMPPETARERTLYVKWVGVQDKLTESTQANGYLSLKTIRECFQSLEIPEAVCITSPAQSHLATIPGDPGERCFVLFTDDVFWKICSFNVLRGNLYTKAEFDAGIRKVVISEKLARRMFGSIDEAVGKSMQLSFVPYTVCAVVADVTPRTTFSYAHAWVPFTSANIPEIKGAENIMGHYKCMIVARSSSDFDEIREEIDRRTEQYNKTLVDHKVYYYRQPDTKYVEEMRFGPGMPDMRMVYLNAIIPILIALLVPAINLSGLTLSRMKERVSELGVRKAFGCTRAGLLGQIVYENIVLSVVSGLLGLLFSYWFLYLLKDWVFTSSTYFGMDVTAEVPLSILFRPEVFLIAFLFCSLLNLLSACVPAWRVSSIPIVESLKGE; this is translated from the coding sequence ATGTTGAAGGAGAGCCCCTGGCTCAGCTTCATCTCGATCTTCGGTACGGCATTGGCCATATCGCTTATCATGACGATTATCATCGCTCACCAGGCGATGTACAAGAACATGCCTCCCGAGACGGCCCGCGAACGGACGCTTTATGTCAAGTGGGTCGGTGTGCAAGATAAACTGACCGAAAGCACCCAGGCCAACGGTTACCTGTCGCTAAAGACGATCCGCGAATGTTTTCAGTCGTTGGAGATACCGGAGGCGGTTTGTATCACCTCCCCGGCACAGTCGCACCTGGCAACCATACCCGGTGATCCGGGCGAACGCTGCTTCGTTCTCTTCACCGATGATGTGTTCTGGAAGATATGCTCCTTCAATGTATTGAGGGGAAACCTATACACCAAAGCCGAGTTCGACGCCGGTATCCGGAAAGTGGTGATCAGCGAAAAGCTGGCACGCCGCATGTTCGGCTCGATCGACGAGGCGGTGGGGAAGAGCATGCAGCTCAGCTTCGTCCCCTATACGGTCTGCGCTGTGGTGGCCGATGTCACTCCCCGTACTACATTCTCCTATGCCCATGCTTGGGTACCTTTCACTTCGGCCAATATCCCCGAGATAAAAGGAGCGGAAAATATTATGGGACATTACAAATGTATGATCGTGGCCCGCTCTTCGTCCGATTTCGACGAGATACGCGAGGAGATCGACCGACGGACGGAACAATATAATAAGACGCTGGTCGATCATAAGGTCTATTACTATCGACAGCCGGATACCAAATATGTGGAAGAGATGCGTTTCGGTCCCGGTATGCCGGATATGCGAATGGTCTATCTCAATGCTATTATCCCGATCTTGATCGCTTTATTGGTGCCTGCCATCAACCTCTCGGGCCTGACTTTATCGCGGATGAAAGAACGGGTGAGCGAACTGGGAGTGCGTAAGGCGTTCGGATGTACCCGGGCCGGGTTGCTCGGACAGATCGTTTACGAGAATATCGTGTTGTCGGTAGTCAGCGGGTTACTGGGGTTGCTGTTCTCCTATTGGTTCCTTTACCTGTTGAAGGATTGGGTGTTCACCTCTTCCACCTACTTCGGTATGGATGTGACGGCGGAGGTGCCGTTATCGATCCTGTTCCGTCCGGAGGTGTTCCTGATCGCTTTCCTGTTCTGTTCGCTGCTGAACTTATTGAGTGCCTGTGTCCCGGCGTGGCGTGTATCGTCGATACCTATTGTTGAATCATTAAAAGGGGAATAA
- a CDS encoding ABC transporter permease has translation MIRHLFKLIWTQRRFNLWIVLELFVVSALMWYIVDFLSVLTITASTPTGFHIDNTYKLTLAVRQKNENGYITYEEDSPEPWLNMQRIAERLRQHPDIEGVSVGSWHFPYCRSNMSNQFWHDTLRVNADILTVTPDYFRVFRVAGSDGNPETLAQAMTEGYVISSAVEERLFPGSSAIGQTILDKGDSLEMRVTGVTGLMKRTEFDRPACFLFVPLNESLLSVESENDLWSSVDICFRVKKGVAKNDFAERFGREMRQQLQAGNFYLSEVTPLSNYRDVQLQKAYNILNYRIGFAVFFLLNIFLGVIGTFWLRINKRNSEIGLRMAVGSSRHTILWQMVGEGMILLFIAFLPALVVCLNLIHLDLLPKQYMDVTPLRCGLTTVITLVLLVFVVVLGTWYPARRSSRIEPAEALHYE, from the coding sequence ATGATAAGACATCTATTTAAATTAATATGGACACAACGCCGTTTCAACTTGTGGATCGTGCTCGAATTGTTTGTCGTCTCCGCCCTGATGTGGTATATCGTCGATTTCCTGTCCGTCCTGACCATTACCGCCTCTACCCCGACAGGCTTTCATATAGATAACACCTATAAGCTGACCCTTGCCGTCCGTCAGAAGAACGAAAACGGGTATATTACTTACGAAGAAGATAGTCCCGAGCCCTGGCTGAATATGCAACGTATTGCCGAACGTCTTCGCCAGCACCCGGATATAGAAGGTGTGAGTGTCGGTTCCTGGCATTTCCCTTATTGCCGCAGCAATATGAGTAACCAGTTTTGGCACGATACGTTGAGGGTGAATGCCGATATTCTGACCGTTACGCCCGACTACTTCCGTGTGTTCCGTGTTGCCGGCTCCGATGGCAATCCCGAAACGTTGGCGCAGGCTATGACTGAGGGCTATGTGATTTCTTCCGCCGTGGAAGAACGGCTCTTTCCCGGTTCTTCGGCTATCGGGCAGACCATCCTCGATAAAGGCGATAGCCTGGAGATGCGTGTGACGGGCGTTACCGGGCTGATGAAACGGACGGAGTTCGACCGTCCGGCATGTTTCCTTTTTGTCCCGTTGAACGAGTCTTTGTTGTCCGTTGAGAGTGAGAACGATCTCTGGAGCTCTGTCGACATTTGTTTCCGTGTGAAAAAAGGGGTGGCGAAGAACGACTTTGCCGAACGTTTCGGGCGGGAGATGCGACAACAGTTGCAAGCCGGCAATTTCTATCTGTCGGAGGTCACGCCTCTGAGTAATTACCGCGACGTGCAGCTCCAAAAGGCTTATAATATCTTGAATTACCGGATTGGCTTTGCCGTCTTTTTCCTGCTTAACATATTCCTGGGAGTGATCGGAACATTCTGGTTGCGTATCAATAAACGTAATTCGGAGATAGGCTTACGTATGGCGGTCGGCTCTTCCCGGCATACCATCCTGTGGCAGATGGTGGGAGAAGGGATGATTCTGTTGTTTATCGCTTTCCTTCCGGCACTGGTCGTCTGCCTGAATCTGATACATCTCGACCTGCTTCCGAAGCAGTATATGGACGTAACGCCTTTACGTTGCGGATTGACTACGGTGATCACGCTGGTTTTGCTGGTGTTCGTGGTCGTGCTCGGTACCTGGTATCCGGCCCGCCGCTCTTCCCGTATCGAACCGGCGGAAGCATTACATTATGAATAA
- a CDS encoding ABC transporter permease → MYKLYFKQALAMLKENKLLSLISILGTALAICMIMVMVITYEVRVNNYSPEDNRDRTMYVRWGGRDFKGSNYGNGYLSLKTIRECIQTMETPEAVAIVSPWRSQLASIPGGQEKKDCLMLFTDDVFWKIFNFDFVSGSPYTKEEVQSGIKKVVIAESLARRLYGTSDAAGKTIMISYKPYTVSGVVKDVSTIAKASYSEVWVSYSAQPFPDDTWAESITGWYQAIILAHSPADFDAIRQEMDRQLVRYNSSLTDYKLTLYDQPDTHLDWEIKGLGAMGPDKTKTILQYLLVIVILLLVPAINLSGMTLSQMRKRMSEIGIRKAFGATRGTLLVQILSESMVLTLLGGVIGLFISYIAIWLMRTWLLSNSFASISSVFGGTPALSVTELLNPVIFLYAFVFCLILNLLSAGIPAYRMARKNVMEALNEY, encoded by the coding sequence ATGTATAAACTCTATTTCAAACAAGCCCTGGCCATGCTGAAGGAGAATAAACTCCTCAGCCTGATCTCTATTCTGGGAACAGCTTTGGCCATCTGCATGATCATGGTGATGGTGATCACTTACGAGGTAAGGGTAAATAACTATTCACCGGAGGATAACCGCGACCGGACGATGTATGTTCGGTGGGGCGGCCGTGACTTTAAAGGTTCAAACTATGGCAACGGTTACCTCTCCCTGAAAACGATCCGGGAGTGTATCCAAACGATGGAAACACCCGAAGCAGTCGCTATCGTTTCCCCCTGGCGCAGCCAGTTGGCATCCATTCCGGGAGGACAGGAAAAGAAAGATTGCCTGATGCTGTTTACCGACGATGTGTTCTGGAAGATATTCAATTTCGACTTTGTGTCCGGTAGCCCGTATACGAAAGAAGAGGTGCAGTCGGGTATCAAAAAGGTCGTTATTGCGGAGTCGCTTGCCCGCCGGCTCTACGGAACTTCCGATGCGGCAGGCAAGACGATCATGATCAGCTATAAACCCTATACCGTCAGCGGCGTAGTAAAAGATGTGTCTACGATTGCCAAAGCATCGTATTCCGAAGTATGGGTGTCTTATTCGGCGCAGCCTTTCCCCGACGATACCTGGGCGGAGAGTATAACCGGCTGGTATCAGGCCATTATCCTGGCACATTCCCCTGCCGATTTCGATGCTATCCGGCAGGAGATGGACAGGCAACTGGTTCGTTACAACAGTTCGCTGACCGATTATAAACTCACGTTGTACGACCAACCCGATACCCATCTGGATTGGGAGATCAAAGGCCTGGGGGCAATGGGGCCTGACAAGACAAAGACCATCCTGCAATATCTGCTGGTGATCGTTATCTTGCTGCTCGTTCCGGCTATCAACCTGTCGGGTATGACCTTGTCGCAGATGCGGAAACGTATGTCGGAAATAGGTATCCGTAAGGCTTTCGGGGCAACCCGGGGAACATTGTTGGTGCAGATCCTTTCGGAGAGTATGGTCTTAACCCTGCTGGGGGGCGTTATCGGGTTGTTTATCTCTTATATCGCGATCTGGCTGATGCGTACCTGGTTATTGAGCAACAGTTTTGCTTCTATCTCCTCTGTCTTTGGAGGCACGCCGGCGTTGTCGGTGACGGAACTGCTTAACCCGGTGATATTCCTCTATGCCTTTGTGTTCTGCCTGATACTGAACCTGCTGTCGGCGGGAATACCGGCTTACCGGATGGCCCGGAAGAATGTAATGGAAGCGTTGAACGAATACTAA
- a CDS encoding ABC transporter ATP-binding protein, translated as MIKLTNLEKIYRTKEIETVALENVNLDIQKGEFLSIMGPSGCGKSTLLNIIGLLDAPTGGMVEIAGTNTSNMNDKQLAAFRNKTLGFVFQSFHLINSLNVLDNVELPLLYRNVSSSERRKAAEAVLEKVGLSHRMRHFPTQLSGGQCQRVAIARAIVGNPEIILADEPTGNLDSKMGIEVMEILHKLNKEDGRTIVMVTHNEAQAQQTSRTVRFFDGRQVQ; from the coding sequence ATGATCAAGTTAACAAACCTCGAAAAGATCTACCGCACGAAGGAGATTGAAACAGTTGCCCTGGAAAATGTAAATTTGGATATCCAAAAAGGTGAATTCCTGAGCATCATGGGACCGTCCGGTTGTGGAAAATCGACCTTATTGAACATTATCGGCCTGCTGGACGCTCCGACAGGCGGTATGGTGGAAATTGCCGGTACGAATACCAGCAATATGAACGACAAGCAGCTGGCTGCTTTCCGTAATAAGACGCTGGGCTTTGTCTTCCAGTCGTTCCATCTGATCAATTCACTGAATGTCCTGGATAATGTGGAGTTACCGTTACTCTACCGCAACGTCTCTTCCTCCGAACGCCGCAAGGCAGCCGAAGCCGTTCTCGAAAAGGTCGGTCTGAGTCACCGTATGCGTCACTTCCCGACCCAGTTGTCCGGTGGTCAGTGCCAGCGTGTAGCCATTGCCCGTGCGATTGTCGGTAACCCCGAGATCATCCTGGCGGATGAGCCGACCGGTAACTTGGACTCGAAGATGGGTATCGAGGTCATGGAGATACTTCATAAACTGAACAAGGAAGACGGACGCACCATCGTGATGGTAACCCACAACGAAGCGCAGGCACAGCAGACCAGCCGTACGGTGAGGTTCTTCGACGGACGACAGGTACAGTAA
- a CDS encoding ABC transporter permease: MINHILKQIWNQRKSNGWLFGELLLVAVCLWYIVDFLLVTLYAFNAPMGFDIDHTYKFQFSAREEGAEGYLSSEEHPAAVGEDLWDAMNRLRLHAGVEAVTLSRFGVPYNDIINYMPLGRDTVVEKTACRIYYVTPEYFDVYRIPAAPGSNRQPGEGVTANSIVLTKDAADKIFEGQDALGKMVYSGDNTWTTKVGAICGVVRSSEFKRPGPNVYLCMGEGDIKTIDAGFLPWAEVSVRVKPEADRDFAETFMKENSNQVEIGNLYLQSITPVSTIREDGIREGKGEMNTRLSILLFLLINIFLGIVGTFWFRTRQRQGEMGLRMALGATRNQLRSTVLGEGVLLLTLAFVPAVVICGNIMFADLTNTVLMDNTVLRFVVGMLITYLLIVGMIIAGIWYPANEAARLKPAEALHYE, translated from the coding sequence ATGATCAATCATATATTAAAACAAATATGGAACCAGCGGAAGAGTAACGGCTGGTTGTTCGGTGAACTGTTGCTTGTTGCCGTTTGCCTGTGGTACATAGTCGACTTTTTGCTGGTGACGCTGTATGCTTTCAATGCTCCTATGGGGTTTGATATCGACCATACCTATAAGTTCCAGTTCAGCGCACGCGAAGAAGGTGCTGAGGGATATCTGTCGTCCGAAGAACATCCGGCAGCCGTAGGTGAGGACTTGTGGGATGCGATGAACAGGCTCAGGCTGCATGCGGGGGTGGAAGCGGTTACTTTGTCGAGATTCGGTGTACCGTACAACGATATAATCAATTATATGCCCTTGGGACGTGATACGGTGGTGGAGAAGACGGCTTGTCGCATCTATTACGTAACACCGGAATATTTCGATGTCTACCGTATCCCTGCGGCACCGGGAAGTAACCGGCAGCCGGGAGAGGGTGTGACTGCCAATAGTATTGTCCTGACAAAAGATGCAGCCGATAAGATATTCGAAGGGCAGGATGCTCTCGGAAAGATGGTCTATTCCGGCGATAATACCTGGACAACCAAAGTAGGGGCCATTTGTGGAGTAGTTCGTAGTTCTGAGTTTAAGCGTCCCGGACCGAATGTGTATCTCTGTATGGGAGAAGGGGATATTAAGACGATAGATGCCGGTTTTCTTCCCTGGGCCGAAGTCTCGGTAAGGGTAAAACCGGAAGCGGACAGGGATTTTGCCGAAACCTTTATGAAAGAGAACAGTAATCAGGTAGAGATAGGGAACCTTTACTTGCAAAGCATCACTCCTGTATCTACTATACGGGAGGACGGCATACGTGAAGGCAAAGGGGAGATGAATACCCGTTTGTCGATCCTGCTCTTCCTGTTGATCAATATCTTCCTGGGAATAGTCGGTACATTCTGGTTCCGTACCCGCCAGCGGCAGGGGGAGATGGGGCTTCGCATGGCATTGGGTGCTACCCGTAACCAACTGCGGAGTACTGTCCTGGGGGAAGGTGTCTTGCTGTTGACTCTTGCTTTTGTTCCGGCAGTAGTGATCTGTGGCAATATCATGTTTGCAGATCTGACAAATACAGTACTGATGGATAACACTGTCTTGCGTTTTGTCGTAGGTATGCTGATCACTTACCTGTTGATCGTAGGTATGATCATTGCCGGAATCTGGTATCCGGCCAACGAAGCAGCACGCCTGAAACCGGCAGAGGCTTTACATTATGAGTGA
- a CDS encoding ABC transporter permease, which translates to MYKQYLKQAWQLMKQNRFFSFVYILGTGLAISMVMIMATVYYIRTADIAPEDCRSRLLQLNRVSVKSKDENGGTHNWSLSLHAARQILGELSEVEKVAFAINPQAVDILMGTVYSQLPGSPDRYKTMVEAVDGAFWQIFRFRFLSGKPFTGEEFESGVKRAVLSESYARRLFGTIEAEGKAVLLNGLEYRVSGVVRDVSSVMSMTCADIWIPITSVPVLAETANAERSAGPVVAYLLVSGPARFEAVRDEVNRRRLQYNATLQERYVDTLWLSTPKQTELQKLDYGSSLPDIIRRYLLIALVFMLVPAINLTGLISSRMQERTEEMGLRKAFGAGARTLVSQVLTENLMLTCIGGLAGLLVSWVLVVVLRNFLLGSVGYMAATGDVQLTFGMLFNFPLFFSAFGLCVFLNLLSSLLPVWKAVRRPIADSINDK; encoded by the coding sequence ATGTATAAACAATACCTCAAACAGGCCTGGCAATTGATGAAGCAGAACCGCTTCTTCAGTTTCGTTTACATCCTGGGGACGGGGCTTGCCATCTCGATGGTGATGATCATGGCCACGGTCTATTACATCCGCACGGCAGACATTGCTCCGGAGGATTGCCGGAGCAGGCTGTTGCAGCTTAACCGTGTATCGGTGAAGTCGAAGGATGAGAATGGCGGAACGCACAACTGGTCGCTTTCGCTGCATGCTGCCCGGCAGATATTGGGTGAATTGTCGGAGGTGGAGAAAGTTGCCTTCGCGATCAATCCGCAAGCGGTGGATATATTGATGGGAACCGTCTATTCGCAGTTGCCCGGAAGTCCCGACCGCTATAAGACGATGGTTGAGGCTGTCGACGGTGCGTTCTGGCAGATTTTCCGGTTTCGTTTCCTCAGCGGTAAACCCTTTACCGGTGAAGAATTTGAAAGTGGCGTGAAGCGTGCCGTGTTGAGTGAATCGTATGCCCGCCGCCTGTTCGGAACGATAGAGGCGGAAGGCAAAGCCGTTCTACTCAACGGGCTGGAATACCGCGTCAGTGGGGTGGTGAGGGATGTTTCATCGGTTATGTCGATGACTTGTGCCGATATCTGGATACCGATCACCTCGGTTCCTGTCCTGGCGGAAACGGCCAATGCCGAGAGGTCTGCCGGCCCTGTTGTCGCCTACCTGCTTGTCTCCGGTCCCGCCCGTTTCGAAGCCGTCCGCGATGAGGTGAACCGCCGCCGGCTCCAATACAACGCTACTTTGCAGGAGAGGTATGTGGATACATTGTGGCTATCCACCCCGAAGCAGACGGAGCTTCAGAAACTCGACTACGGTTCTTCGCTGCCGGACATCATCCGCCGTTACTTGCTTATCGCGTTGGTCTTCATGCTGGTTCCCGCCATCAACCTGACGGGGCTTATCTCTTCGCGGATGCAGGAACGCACCGAAGAGATGGGGCTGAGGAAAGCTTTTGGGGCCGGTGCGCGTACGTTGGTGTCGCAGGTACTGACCGAAAACCTGATGTTGACCTGTATCGGCGGGCTGGCCGGTTTGCTGGTGTCGTGGGTACTGGTTGTCGTGTTGCGTAACTTCCTGCTCGGCAGCGTCGGATACATGGCTGCGACGGGTGATGTACAACTCACATTCGGCATGTTGTTCAACTTCCCGCTTTTCTTTTCGGCTTTCGGGCTTTGCGTGTTCCTTAATCTGCTCTCGTCGCTGCTGCCCGTATGGAAAGCCGTGCGCCGGCCGATAGCAGACTCGATCAACGATAAATAA